A window of Apium graveolens cultivar Ventura chromosome 8, ASM990537v1, whole genome shotgun sequence contains these coding sequences:
- the LOC141679345 gene encoding uncharacterized protein LOC141679345, translating into MTNITNPNSIYISGSSLCIASKHVIQSEQWINAERPIQAKIANVSTITISKRGNDVIRRFKELNDCKNLILDIEKKTIIEGLLDSVCSENPLDPTKTKKWMKAAIKLRDPKTVIKVRPMKYSPQDRKEFGIQIQELLDMKIIIPSKSPHMSPAFLIENEAEKGRGKKRMVVNYKAINEATIGDSHNLPNKDELLTLIRGIARRRITVIDSIYMSPRTLSMDRAIRAPLQVKLKKDIPWEWKDSDTDYICKVKKNLKGFPKLYHPEPDDKLIIETDASGEYWGGVLKAVNSDKELICRYASGSFKDAEKNYHSNEKEYLAVIRVTNKFSIYLTPVKFLESKATFQAINIEEFRVKKV; encoded by the exons atGACCAACATCACTAATCCAAACTCTATTTATATCTCAG GCTCCAGCCTTTGCATAGCAAGTAAACATGTTATTCAATCAGAACAATGGATTAACGCAGAAAGACCTATACAAGCAAAAATTGCTAATGTGAGCACCATTACAATCAGCAAG AGGGGGAATGATGTTATTAGaagattcaaagaattaaatgaTTGTAAAAATTTAATTCTTGATATAGAAAAGAAGACTATAATCGAAGGATTATTAGACTCTGTCTGCTCAGAAAATCCACTGGATCCTACAAAGACCAAAAAATGGATGAAAGCAGCAATCAAGCTCAGAGATCCTAAAACTGTAATCAAGGTTCGACCTATGAAGTACAGCCCACAAGATCGtaaagaatttggcatacaaaTTCAAGAGCTTCTGGATATGAAGATCATCATACCCAGTAAATCACCTCATATGTCACCAGCATTTCTTATagaaaatgaagctgagaagggAAGAGGGAAGAAAAGAATGGTAGTCAACTATAAAGCAATCAATGAGGCTACAATAGGAGACAGCCATAACCTACCAAATAAGGATGAACTTCTCACCCTTATCCGAG GTATTGCTAGACGAAGAATCACAGTTATTGACAGCATTTACATGTCCCCAAGGACATTATCAATGGATCGTG CCATTCGTGCACCTTTGCAGGTTAAGCTCAAGAAAGATATTCCTTGGGAATGGAAAGATTCAGATACTGATTACATTTGTAAGGTAAAAAAGAATCTGAAGGGTTTTCCAAAACTTTATCATCCAGAGCCGGATGACAAGCTTATCATTGAGACAGACGCTTCAGGCGAATACTGGGGAGGAGTTCTCAAAGCAGTTAATTCTGATAAAGAATTAATATGCAGATACGCTTCAGGAAGCTTTAAAGATGCCGAGAAAAATTATCATTCAAATGAAAAAGAATATCTGGCAGTCATTAGAGTCACTAACAAATTTTCTATTTATCTAACTCCGGTCAAATTCTTG GAATCCAAAGCCACTTTTCAGGCTATAAATATAGAGGAATTCAGGGTAAAgaaagtgtaa